The genomic window gcggctccgcgccgctcgCTGCCTTGCCTCGACGAAGCCCGTGAAACgttttctgctttattatttAAACCCCTCTTCGCCTTGCTGGGGTTATAGCAGACAGGGGAGCCGCGTTTTTCCCCCGTTCTCCTTTGGGGGCTGCCTTGCCCGGGTGCTCTGGGGGTTCGGCACGAGCCCGGCGGCTGCTCAGCACCGCGGGCACCCGCAGGGTCCCGCTGGCTGCGATGGAGCCGCTTCGGGCTCCGCGCTGCCCTGTCTCACCGCCGGCTCCGCTGCCAAAGCCGGAGTAGCGGCGGCGatgctctttctgcttttaaagagcTCCGCGTCACCTGTGTGGGGTTTTTCCTCCgtgcaaaaaaaaacaacagaaaagaaacaaatacccGGAGCCAGGCAAGAAGCGCCGCGAGCCCACCGTGCCCCTAGGCAGCCTCCGCGCTCGCGGggctctttttcttcctgacgCCGCAGGGCGCCTCTCGGGGAGCTCGCTCCCTTGACGGAGACGGTTCCCAGTGTTGCCATGGAAATTCAGCAGGCTCATCCTCCTCTCCGCAGCCTCCGGGACTCCCCGCGTGCCCGAGACAGACGGGAAGGGGCTGCTTTCGGTAGTTCGATTCTTGCAAGAGAGCGGAAAGAAAGTTCCCGTGCAGGGAGCCTGCAGCGGGCGGCCGAGGAGCGGGTGCTGCGGAGCCCGGGCGCCGAGCTCGGACCCTGCTCCGGGAGAGCCGGGTGTGGGGCACCCTCGGAGCTGGGCTGAAGGCTGTGGGTGATGTTTTCCACGTGCAGGAACGTGCCCGCGTGGGTCAGACCCCCCACGGGTCCGCTTGGGCGCCCCGGAGACCCCCCCGGCGTGGGTCCCTGCCTCCTCGCAACGGTGCCCAGCCCTCGTGGGGACTCGAGTGCTGCAAACCCCGTTTGCAAACCCTGCTCCGTCCAGGAAAGCCGGCGGTGGCAGAGCCCCGCTCGCTGCCCGCTGACCCAGAAGCAGTGCGGCCGCCCGGtgccgcgccgggctccggaGCTTGCTTTCATCCGGGCTCTCGCTGGGTGCCGGGGCTCTCCTTGgagggttttttcccctctaacaGGCTTAGCTGCCCGCCTTTGTGCGTGCCGCCGGCGAGCCTCCCGCTCTCTCCTCTCCCGGCAGGCTCGGAGCCAGCGCTGAGCAGCGGCAtgggcagcgccggccccgggctgcccgccccgccggccggccgcggcgccctgcaGGATGCggccctgctgccgccggcgcgggaCCCCGGCGCTCGCGGCtggggcgctgccgccgccagcCCCAGCCCGCCGGGCACGCCGGAGCAGAGCCTGCCCGCTTTCTGCCTCCACTACTTCGACATGCTCTACTCGGAGCAGGCTGCCTGGGCGCCCAAGGGCCCGGGGGAGCCGTCGCAAGGCGGCGCTCCGGGCGCCCGGGGCGAGGTGCCGAAGGAGCCGGAGCAGTGCCCCGTCATCGACAGCCAGGGCCTGGCGCTGGGCGCCGAGCTGGACTTCCAGGGCAGCCTGCACCTGGAGGAGCACTCGCTGGAGCAGGTGCAGAGCATGGTGGTGGGCGAGGTGCTGAAGGACATCGAGACGGCCTGCAAGCTCCTCAACATCGCCGCAGGTGGGtgcccccggcgccgggccgggcccgccgcgggCTCCAGCGCGCCGCCCCAGCAGGGCTCCGTGCACGGCGCCGCAGGGCCCGCTGCATCCGCGAGCGGGGTGCGGGCCGGGTGCTGCCGTCCGGCTCCCTGCCAGCGGGGATCCCCTCTCCCGGGCAGGGCTCTTTCCAAAAGCCTGCGGGTGCCCACGAAATCCCCCTCCGCCCTGGCCGGCTTGCAGCCGAGACGAGGCTTTACTGAGCGCGGGGGGCCAGCGGGTGCGGCGGTGCGGAGCCGGGgagggcgggcgcgggggcagccggccCCTTCCCCTGCCTGCCCGCTGCGTCGGGGCGTCTTTCAGCACCGCACGCGTTTCGTGGCGCGCGAACGGCGACGAGGAGCCGACAGCACCCGCTGGGACCGTTTCGTCCTCCCCGCTGTCTCCCTTCCACCCTCCTCGGCATCGCCGGAGCCCCGCGCGCGGGCGCCCTGGCCGTGCTTAGCTCCGTCGtccgccccgctcccggcagGATTGACGGGATCTTGCGGGGAGCAAGCGGGACTTTAGGAGACGGCGTGGTCAGCCCCGTGGCAGCCcgtggcggcgggcggctgggCTGCCTCCGAGGGAGCGGGACGGGCGCCGGGGGCAGAGCCGCCCGGGCCGTTCCCGGCCGCGCCGAGCCTCGGGGTGCTCCGGTGGGTGCagccagcgccgcggccgggaaCAAAAGGCGCTTTGACAGGCGCAGGAAAAAGTGCCGCCGCGGAGGAGAGCAAGGTCGTGCCGCTaccgcccgggcgccgcggggcgtGTGCTCCCCGCCGGCAGCTCTTGGCCGCTTGCTGGGCCGAGCCGGCCGGGACCGGGGGATGCAGCGTCCCCAAACCGGCTTTTCTTCCGGAAATCTGGGGTATCTCCACCCCCGGGGCTGACGCTGCGGCAGGGCGGCGTGGCCGGGGCGGCGCGAGCCGCGGGGCGAGCCGAGCCTGCCCGGGCTTTGCCGGAGGGCCGGCTGGGCGCTcccggcagcggcagcccgTCTCCCCGCAGACCCCGCCGACTGGAGCCCCGGCAATGTGCAGAAGTGGATCCTGTGGACGGAGCACCAGTACCGGCTGCCGCAGATCGGGAAATCCTTCCAGGAGCTGTCGGGCAAGGACCTGTGCGCCATGTCCGAGGAGCAGTTCTGCCAGCGCTCCCCGGCGTGCGGCGACGTCCTGCACGCTCACCTCGACATCTGGAAATCCGGtaggcgccgggcgccgggggtGCTGCGCGGCCGGCCGGGGAAATGCCCTCCCTGACCGGGGGCTTTACTTTTCCAGCCGCCTGGATGAAGGAAAAAGCCGCCCCGGGCGACGGGCGATACTGTGGTGAGTTTTGCGCAGGCTGCAACTCTCCGGTGCGTCAGCCGTGCCGGCgtccgcgcggcgcggccgaaGGGGAAGCAGCCGCCGCGAGCCCGGCAGGCTCCTGCCGCTTCGTCCCCGGGGACGTGGAGCGGGACGCGGgctgccggggcggcgccgggcgggcagcCCCCCGCTTCCCGCCGCGCGCTCAGCCCGTGCCCGTGCCTGCCGGCGGCAGGGGCTGACGGCGCCTGGGCGGACGGCGAGGTGGACTCGTCCTGCGCCGGGCAGCCCATCCACCTCTGGCAGTTCCTCAAGGAGCTCCTGCTGAAACCCCACAACTACGGGCGCTTCATCCGCTGGCTCAACAAGGAGAAAGGTGGGTCCGGCGGCGGCTTCGCCATCACCCCCCCCACCACCGCCTGCCCGTTCGCCCGGTCCCACCGCTCCCCGCTCCCCTCGCAGGCATCTTCAAGATCGAGGACTCGGCGCAGGTGGCGCGGCTGTGGGGCATCCGCAAGAACCGCCCGGCCATGAACTACGACAAGCTGAGCCGCTCCATCCGGCAGTATTACAAGAAGGGCATCATCCGGAAACCCGACATCTCCCAGCGCCTCGTCTACCAGTTCGTGCACCCGCTCTGAGAGGCGGAGCGGGCTTCGGGGACGGCGAcccgcgccccggcgcgcggAGAGGCTCCGacggcgcagcgcggcgcccgggcgcccgAGCCGGCGGAAAGCGGAGGGGGGGAGCCCGGCCGGGACCCCGCGGCGCAGAGCCGCTCCGGGACGGGATCCGGCGCCGCTCCGGCGGGAGCCGGTGCCGCTCGGCAGGAACTCTGCCGGCCGCGGCAGGGCTGCTCCGGATTCGCGCCAGATCTCCCCCAACGCCTCGCCCAGCCGGGATCCCGCGGGTCGGCACCGCTTCGGGGGCGGCGAGCCGGCCCCCGGGGCGCCTCCTCCGCAAGGACGCGGCGCCGTCCAagagagagggtttttttttttttgtttgtttggttttttttgcaaaaggGGCGATGGCGAGCGGTGGCCCCGGTccctgccgcggggccgccccgcgcccccgtcgctgccccgcggggcgcagggcccggcccgtgcttttggtttggtttggctTTCACTGCCTGATCCTGCTCCtagggaaggggggggggaaagggggaaaaaaaagaaaaagaaagaaaaagatgtaatttttgctgtttccttctggaatataaatctgaaatgcaaatactCAAACCCGAACTTGGACAGAGACCTGGGGATTGTTTAACCTGCACATTTCATAAGAGTCTAAGTTACCCGGCAATGTTGATCTTTTATATTAtagggttttttatttgtttttctttcgGTTTTGGCCAGCGATGAGTTGTGGTTTCGGTTCAAATGAGGAGTATAGAGGGGAGCCCCGGATGCCCATGAAATGCTTTGTGGGAGTttaagggagggaaaaaaataataaaaaacccgtttggtggttttttgtttttaacttaaaatagcCGCCTGTGGCAGCTGCTGCGTTTTTGTCGTCTTTTGGCCCGTTTCGGACTGTTTACATGGCAGAGCAGCGAAGGTCTTTGGCCAGCCCTGCAAACACCGTGAGCGGGTTGAAGTCTGAGACTGCcggaggaaggagaggagcaggcgaaggaggaaaacagcttttgtctctggaaaagggagggagagaaaaaaaagggggggggggaaggggaagcgTGTGTCGGGTGGTTTCCTCCGGGTGCCCCCGGCTGCCGAGCCGGGGTTTCTCCAGCAAGTCCCTCCCGGGGGGATCAGGGTGTGAGGCGGCCTCCGATGACGCCGGGGTGCCCGtcccctccccgcagcccccctCGCCCGGGGGTCCCGGAGGTGCCCCGGCACCGGCTCTCCGTGGTCCCCGGCGAGCGGATCGTCGCTCCCAGCCGGCCCCTGTGGCAGAGGGAAAGCCGAGGCCGGCGCTTTCCCCGCGGGCTGCTGCAAGTTTGCAGACCTCAACCTGCCACCGAAACTGCCCCAGGTGCCTCCGTCCTGCCCTGACGGTCCTGGACGTGCCCCGGATGGGGCAAATGGGAGGAAACCCGGAGCACCCGTCCGCTCCCTGCAGCTCAGGGGCGAGAAAACCAGGGTCGATCTTGAGGTGTTGCCCGGCACCAGGTTTTCGGGATGAGACCAGCTGCCCCTCCCACACCCCGGGCCTCAGGGCCCCCGCGAGCTCCCCCGGGGTCTGCAGCCCCGGCAGGCACATCCGCGCGGGGCGAGATCGGCGCGTGCGAGGCAGACGAGGGCCCAAGCCGGCAGAACGCTTACAGAGCTCAGCCATTTTCGCTTGCTGTTCTTGTTGTTGTATCCACGGTAATACAAtcacaatatatatatatatattatatatatacttctTAAATTACACAATCAATGTACAAAAAACCGGGGTGCATTGCTGAGACAGGtggttggttgggttttttttttgacttcccccccccccccgctccgcATAATTGTAACTAGCAGAAGAGACGGGGCTGGGCAGCTCTCGCCCGCGGTACCCAGCGCGCGGCGATTGCCTTGCTTCGGAGGAACACCCGCTCCCTGGGGCCAAAGAATTCGCGAACCGACGGACcggggaagagaggagaggtgGGAGAGGAGCGCGCGGGGCGGACGATGGCGGTGATGCAGGCGGGGCTGATGTTATGGAGATAAATAAGAGCTGGGCTGTGGAGACGAGCCTCTGGGCTCTTTCCCCAGGTTGCCCATGGCAGGAGGGTTGGGGTGAGATGGAGCGAAGGGGCTACGTCACCCGTGAGCTTCCCGCACAGCGGCCGGTTGCAGAGGCCAGGGCCAAGTGGGGCTGGGAGGCGCTTTCCAAGAGCCGTGGTGGAGCAGGCGTCCAACCAAAAGACCCGTGCACTCACCCTCCGGGGCACGGAGGCTGGACAGGGTGGCTTGTTGTGAGATCCTGCGGTGGGTCCTCCATGCCGTGGGCTCAGGGGTGAGGAACCGGCCAGCGACGCTGCTTCCCCCCATGCAGGGAAGGGCTCTGGGGTCTTCGCCAGGCAGCTTCTTTGCAGCTGAGGTCCGCTCCCTGTGCTGAGCCTTCCTTGTCCTCCTGGATGCTTGCCAACCTCTTCCCACCTTAGCTCCCAGCTGGACCTGGCTCCCTGCCCCAGTGTGGGGACCAGACAGCCCGTAGGAAGGTTCCTGCT from Rhea pennata isolate bPtePen1 chromosome 25, bPtePen1.pri, whole genome shotgun sequence includes these protein-coding regions:
- the SPDEF gene encoding SAM pointed domain-containing Ets transcription factor gives rise to the protein MGSAGPGLPAPPAGRGALQDAALLPPARDPGARGWGAAAASPSPPGTPEQSLPAFCLHYFDMLYSEQAAWAPKGPGEPSQGGAPGARGEVPKEPEQCPVIDSQGLALGAELDFQGSLHLEEHSLEQVQSMVVGEVLKDIETACKLLNIAADPADWSPGNVQKWILWTEHQYRLPQIGKSFQELSGKDLCAMSEEQFCQRSPACGDVLHAHLDIWKSAAWMKEKAAPGDGRYCGADGAWADGEVDSSCAGQPIHLWQFLKELLLKPHNYGRFIRWLNKEKGIFKIEDSAQVARLWGIRKNRPAMNYDKLSRSIRQYYKKGIIRKPDISQRLVYQFVHPL